One segment of Paraburkholderia sp. PGU19 DNA contains the following:
- a CDS encoding class I SAM-dependent methyltransferase, whose product MSAVDSAFASVADFTAVKVRQQAAWSTGDYAVVGTTLQIVGENLCEALDVRSGSCVLDVAAGNGNATLAAARRYCDVTSTDYVASLLDSGRARAQAEGLPVQFQQADAEALPYADASFDIVMSTFGVMFTPDREKAAAELVRVCKPGGRIGLANWTPESFIGQLFKTIGKYIPPPAGVMSPALWGTKARLEALFSANARSIIATSRDFTFRYRSPEHFVDVFRTFYGPMNKAFAALEGEPQAAFLRDLMALIESRNRSNDATLVLPSEYLEVVVERV is encoded by the coding sequence ATGTCCGCTGTTGATTCTGCTTTCGCATCCGTTGCAGACTTCACCGCCGTCAAGGTCCGCCAGCAGGCGGCCTGGTCGACGGGCGACTATGCTGTTGTTGGCACCACGCTGCAAATCGTCGGAGAGAACCTTTGCGAAGCGCTCGATGTGCGTTCCGGCAGTTGCGTGCTCGACGTTGCCGCCGGCAACGGCAACGCGACGCTTGCCGCAGCGCGCCGCTATTGCGACGTCACATCGACGGACTACGTCGCCTCGCTGCTCGATTCCGGACGTGCGCGCGCGCAAGCCGAAGGGCTCCCGGTGCAGTTCCAGCAAGCGGACGCTGAAGCGCTGCCCTACGCGGATGCCTCATTCGACATCGTGATGTCGACCTTCGGCGTGATGTTCACGCCCGACCGGGAGAAAGCGGCCGCGGAACTCGTGCGCGTCTGCAAGCCGGGCGGACGGATTGGTCTCGCGAACTGGACGCCGGAGAGTTTCATCGGGCAGCTATTCAAGACGATCGGCAAGTACATTCCACCGCCGGCAGGCGTGATGTCGCCAGCACTCTGGGGCACGAAGGCGCGCCTGGAAGCGCTTTTCAGCGCGAACGCCCGGAGCATCATCGCGACGAGCCGCGATTTCACGTTCCGCTACCGTTCGCCGGAACATTTCGTCGACGTGTTCCGCACGTTCTATGGGCCGATGAACAAGGCGTTTGCCGCGCTCGAAGGCGAGCCGCAGGCGGCCTTTCTTCGCGATCTGATGGCGCTGATCGAGAGCCGTAACCGTTCGAACGACGCGACGCTCGTCCTGCCGAGCGAGTATCTCGAAGTCGTGGTGGAGCGCGTGTGA
- a CDS encoding GFA family protein, translated as MSRADIYRGQCFCGAVQFTLSGEPAGMGYCHCESCRRWSASPINAFTLWIPGALRVTHGADDISTYNKTPHSYRKWCRLCGGHLFTEHPGLGLIDVYAAVVDDFPYAAGVHVHYPESELPMNAIE; from the coding sequence ATGAGTCGCGCGGACATCTATCGAGGCCAATGCTTTTGCGGCGCCGTGCAGTTCACGTTGAGTGGAGAGCCCGCGGGAATGGGCTATTGCCATTGCGAGTCGTGCCGCCGCTGGTCGGCCAGCCCGATCAATGCATTCACGCTGTGGATCCCCGGCGCGCTGCGCGTCACACATGGTGCCGACGACATCAGCACGTACAACAAGACACCGCACAGTTATCGCAAGTGGTGCAGGTTATGCGGCGGACACCTCTTCACCGAGCATCCGGGACTCGGGCTCATTGATGTATATGCCGCGGTTGTAGACGACTTCCCGTATGCAGCGGGTGTGCACGTTCACTACCCGGAGTCCGAGCTGCCCATGAACGCTATCGAGTAA